A part of Desulfofundulus salinus genomic DNA contains:
- a CDS encoding SDR family NAD(P)-dependent oxidoreductase — protein MEKFAFIIHPLDVRDVARKFPFTRYLPERWVESAFRLVPPMRVSHITGVKTPYGEAEGWFVACPLTARQMVELPEDFVLERIIQAGRVAERLGAGIVGLGAFTSVVGDAGITVAKNLNIAVTTGNSYTVATAIEGTKEAARLMGHDLRRAHIVVLGATGSIGRVCALMLAREATRMTLVARDKSRLEQVASKILYETGLAVTITSDVKKALRTAQVVIAVTSAVDTLIGPEDLLPGAVVCDVSRPRNVSRQVAEQRDDVLVIEGGVVEVPGEVNFNFNFGFPPGTAYACMSETMILALEKRYENFSLGRDITIEQVEEISALAKKHGFKLAGLRSFERAIDPREIERIRARAESRLNALGEQQLVGVAP, from the coding sequence GTGGAAAAATTTGCTTTTATCATCCACCCCCTTGATGTCCGGGATGTGGCCAGGAAGTTTCCCTTCACCCGCTACCTTCCCGAGCGCTGGGTGGAAAGCGCCTTCCGGTTGGTGCCTCCCATGAGGGTGTCCCATATTACCGGTGTGAAAACCCCTTACGGGGAAGCGGAAGGCTGGTTTGTGGCCTGCCCCCTTACTGCCCGGCAGATGGTGGAATTGCCGGAGGATTTTGTGCTGGAACGGATTATTCAGGCGGGGCGGGTGGCCGAGAGGCTGGGAGCCGGCATTGTCGGCCTGGGTGCTTTTACCTCCGTGGTGGGGGATGCGGGCATTACCGTGGCCAAAAACCTGAATATAGCCGTGACCACTGGTAATAGCTATACAGTGGCCACGGCCATTGAGGGGACAAAGGAAGCGGCACGCCTGATGGGGCACGATTTGCGCCGGGCACACATTGTGGTGCTGGGAGCCACCGGTTCCATCGGCAGGGTTTGTGCCCTCATGCTGGCCCGGGAGGCCACCAGGATGACCCTGGTGGCCAGGGATAAATCCAGGCTGGAACAGGTGGCGTCAAAAATACTTTACGAAACGGGTCTGGCGGTGACCATCACCTCTGACGTGAAGAAGGCCCTGCGGACGGCCCAGGTGGTAATTGCCGTCACCAGCGCGGTGGATACCCTGATCGGGCCCGAAGACCTTTTGCCGGGGGCCGTGGTTTGCGACGTTTCCCGCCCCCGCAATGTGAGCCGCCAGGTGGCCGAACAGAGGGATGACGTGCTGGTGATCGAAGGCGGCGTGGTGGAGGTGCCTGGTGAAGTTAATTTTAACTTCAACTTTGGTTTTCCGCCCGGCACGGCTTACGCCTGCATGTCCGAAACCATGATTTTAGCCCTGGAAAAAAGGTATGAGAATTTTTCCCTGGGTCGGGACATAACCATTGAACAGGTGGAGGAAATCAGTGCCCTGGCCAAAAAACACGGCTTCAAGCTGGCCGGTTTGCGCAGCTTTGAGCGGGCCATTGATCCCCGGGAAATCGAGCGCATCCGTGCCCGGGCCGAAAGCCGCCTTAACGCGCTGGGGGAGCAGCAACTGGTGGGGGTAGCCCCTTGA
- a CDS encoding helix-turn-helix domain-containing protein: protein MDLIRIGEKIISRRRIDQYVSRMLELRAKGLSQAEVAGRLGVDRTLVSRLESLGEVRKGKRIAVVGFPVKNKEELQSALVKEGVDFVLLMTEAERWDFVRSKNGLELVNTMMDLIAGVHAFDQVVVIGSSKRIKIIEAVLDKPVLGYEIGESPIQEDKYVNPDEIVELIRAVRL from the coding sequence TTGGATCTCATCCGCATTGGCGAAAAGATCATCAGCCGGCGCCGCATCGACCAGTACGTTTCCAGGATGCTTGAGCTGCGGGCTAAAGGCTTATCCCAGGCGGAAGTGGCCGGCCGTTTGGGCGTGGATCGCACACTGGTGAGCCGCCTGGAGAGCCTGGGCGAGGTCCGCAAAGGCAAGCGGATTGCCGTGGTTGGTTTTCCCGTCAAGAACAAAGAAGAGCTCCAGTCCGCCCTGGTTAAAGAAGGGGTGGATTTCGTGCTCCTCATGACCGAAGCTGAACGGTGGGACTTTGTGCGGAGCAAAAACGGTCTTGAGCTGGTTAATACCATGATGGATTTAATAGCCGGGGTGCATGCCTTTGACCAGGTAGTGGTCATCGGGTCCAGCAAAAGAATTAAAATTATTGAAGCGGTGCTGGATAAGCCCGTTCTGGGGTACGAAATTGGTGAATCGCCCATACAGGAAGACAAATATGTCAATCCCGACGAAATTGTGGAACTAATCCGGGCAGTTAGGCTTTAA
- the dusB gene encoding tRNA dihydrouridine synthase DusB — MTMKLLIGNVELANPVIAAPMAGVTDRAYRILAREAGCGLVFTEMISDQALIYGNPRTRIILEHGGEKGPLAVQVFGSNPDYMARAAEIVAGEGADIIDINMGCPTPKIVKNGEGAALMKNPELAAEIVSRVAARVKVPVTVKMRKGWDDDHVNAVELARLVEAAGAAAVTVHGRTRAQFYSGQADWDIIRRVKEAVGIPVIGNGDVRTPLDARRMLEETGCDGVMIGRASMGNPWIFSRTVHYLATGELLLEPTWEEKIRTALRHLDLLVALKGEHIGVLEMRKHAAWYLKGLRGAARLREKINQAGSVQEMKDILTGILMDAL; from the coding sequence ATGACCATGAAGTTATTGATCGGTAACGTCGAACTGGCCAATCCGGTAATTGCCGCCCCCATGGCCGGGGTTACCGACCGGGCCTACCGCATCCTGGCCCGGGAGGCCGGCTGCGGCCTGGTCTTCACGGAGATGATCAGCGACCAGGCTTTAATCTACGGCAATCCCCGCACCCGGATCATTCTCGAGCACGGGGGCGAGAAAGGCCCCCTGGCCGTGCAGGTCTTCGGTTCCAACCCCGACTACATGGCCCGGGCGGCGGAAATTGTGGCCGGCGAGGGCGCCGATATCATAGACATCAACATGGGCTGCCCCACGCCGAAAATCGTTAAAAACGGCGAAGGGGCGGCCCTGATGAAGAACCCGGAACTGGCCGCCGAGATTGTGTCCCGGGTGGCGGCCCGGGTAAAGGTGCCGGTCACGGTCAAAATGCGCAAGGGTTGGGATGATGATCACGTTAACGCCGTTGAGCTGGCCCGCCTGGTGGAAGCGGCCGGGGCTGCGGCGGTAACCGTTCACGGGCGTACCCGGGCCCAGTTCTACAGCGGGCAGGCCGACTGGGACATTATTCGCCGGGTAAAGGAGGCGGTGGGCATCCCGGTGATTGGCAACGGGGATGTGCGCACGCCCCTGGATGCCAGGCGGATGCTGGAGGAGACGGGCTGCGACGGCGTAATGATCGGGCGGGCCTCCATGGGCAACCCCTGGATTTTTTCCCGCACGGTGCATTACCTGGCCACCGGTGAGCTCCTGCTCGAACCCACCTGGGAGGAAAAGATCCGCACCGCCCTGCGGCACCTCGATCTCCTGGTAGCGCTAAAGGGAGAGCACATCGGGGTGCTGGAAATGCGCAAGCACGCGGCCTGGTACCTGAAGGGGCTGCGGGGCGCCGCCCGGCTGCGGGAGAAAATAAATCAGGCCGGTTCGGTCCAGGAAATGAAGGATATTTTAACGGGAATCCTCATGGATGCATTATAA
- a CDS encoding type III pantothenate kinase — protein MILVFDVGNTNIVLGVYKGQELLEHWRLSTNPHRTADEYGMLLRDLFDYAGISRRDIKALVISSVVPPLMLALEQMSEKYFGVKPLVVGPGIKTGLAIKYDNPREVGADRIVNAVAGYELYGGPLIIVDFGTATTFDAISARGEYLGGAIAPGIGISTEALFARAAKLPRVELVRPPAVIGKNTVSSMQAGIVFGFVGQVDEIVRRMKDELGGNPTVLATGGLAELIARESRTIDRVDPLLTLKGLRLIYERNLPAVR, from the coding sequence ATGATCCTGGTATTTGACGTGGGGAATACAAATATTGTTCTGGGGGTATATAAAGGCCAGGAATTGCTGGAGCACTGGCGGCTGTCCACAAACCCCCACCGTACCGCCGATGAATACGGTATGTTACTCCGGGATCTCTTCGATTATGCGGGCATTTCCCGCCGGGACATCAAGGCCCTGGTAATCTCTTCAGTGGTACCGCCCTTAATGCTGGCCCTGGAACAGATGAGCGAGAAATATTTTGGCGTCAAACCCCTGGTGGTGGGGCCCGGGATCAAGACGGGCCTGGCCATTAAATATGATAACCCCCGGGAGGTGGGTGCCGACCGCATTGTCAATGCGGTGGCGGGGTACGAGCTTTACGGCGGCCCGTTGATCATTGTTGATTTTGGTACGGCCACCACCTTTGATGCCATATCGGCCAGGGGAGAATACCTGGGCGGTGCCATTGCCCCTGGTATCGGCATTTCCACCGAGGCCCTCTTCGCCCGGGCCGCCAAGCTGCCCCGGGTTGAGCTGGTCAGGCCGCCGGCAGTGATTGGCAAGAACACCGTCAGCAGCATGCAGGCGGGGATCGTCTTTGGCTTTGTGGGTCAGGTGGATGAAATTGTGCGCCGGATGAAGGATGAGCTGGGGGGAAACCCCACCGTGCTGGCCACCGGCGGCCTGGCCGAACTTATTGCCCGGGAGTCCCGCACCATCGACCGGGTAGATCCCCTGTTAACCCTGAAGGGCCTGCGCTTGATTTATGAACGCAATTTGCCGGCGGTGAGATGA
- a CDS encoding ArsR/SmtB family transcription factor has protein sequence MNERIPRMKADILKALAHPTRVSILECLRQGERCVCEIIEELDMEQSNVSQHLAVLKKLDIVDSRKEGLRVNYRVKYPEVFQILDLLDGVLVSQVEDTMSTLKSLRKKELKK, from the coding sequence ATGAATGAACGCATTCCCCGCATGAAGGCGGATATATTAAAAGCCCTGGCCCACCCCACCCGGGTGAGCATTCTGGAATGCCTGCGGCAGGGAGAACGGTGCGTCTGTGAAATCATCGAAGAGCTGGATATGGAGCAGTCCAACGTATCCCAGCACCTGGCGGTACTGAAAAAGCTGGACATTGTTGATTCCCGCAAAGAAGGGCTGCGGGTGAATTACCGGGTAAAGTACCCGGAAGTATTTCAAATTCTTGACCTTTTGGACGGCGTGCTGGTCTCACAGGTGGAGGATACCATGTCCACCTTAAAGAGCCTGC